In the Oscillospiraceae bacterium genome, CCAAAACGGTAACGGGCATCCCGTGGAACCGTGCGATCCCGCATAAAATAGCCGCATCCTCTTTGCATTGCCGATCACCGCACTGCTCAAAAAAATCGGTAAACAGGTTGTCGATTATTTCGGTAATGTGCGGGCGGTCGGGGCGGCGGGCCAGAAAGACTCGGTCCTCCGGCGTCAGCGAGGTGCAGCGCTGCAAAAGCATGTTTTCCTGTGCGGAAAGCTCGGCCAGCTCAGCCGCATGGGTGGTCGTGTTCGTCATCTCGGCATCGTCGGCGCTGCTGCACAGCGCGTCGATCTGCGCGTCCAGCGGTTCCAATTGCTGCAAAACTTCCTTGATCATCTGCGTTTCCTCCCCCGCGTGTGGAGCTGCAAGATCCGCGTTAAGACCTCTTTTAACTCGGTGCGCGGTACGACCTGGTCCACAAAGCCGTGTTCCAGTTGGAACTCACTGCGCTGAAACCCATCAGGCAGTTTTTCACCGATGGTCTGTTCAATGACACGTGGCCCGGCAAAGCCGATGAGCGCACCCGGTTCAGCCAGTGTAATGTCGCCCAGGCTGGCAAAGCTGGCCGTGACTCCGCCGGTAGTGGGGTGGGTCAGTACGCTGACGTACAGCCCGCCGCTGCGGTTAAAACGTTCCAGTGCGGCGCTGGTTTTGGCCATCTGCATCAGGCTGTAAATGCCCTCCTGCATCCGCGCACCGCCGCTGGCGGAAAAAATGATGAGCGGCAGACGCTTATCGGCAGCATACTCGATCGCGCGGGTGATTTTTTCACCAACAGCAGTACTCATGCTGCCCATAAAAAAGCGGCTGTCCAGCACAGCGACCACCGCCTGCACGCCGCCGATCATGCCGGTTGCGGTAACGGCGGCTTCTTTCAGACCAGTCTTGACCGAAGCAGCGGCCAGTTTTTCCTGATAATCGGGGAAATGCAGCACATCATTGGGGGCAATGTCCGGGTTCAGCTCTTTAAAGGTCCCGTGGTCCAAAACCGTACTAAGCCGGTAATAAGCCCCGATAGGCAGATGCACCCCACAGTTGGGGCACACATACAGGCTTTTGGTCCAGACCTGGCGGGTGGCGCGGCGGCCGCACTTTTTGCAGGCAACAAATTGCGGCGGCACCCAGTTTGGCGCGGCCGTACCGGCATCGCGGCGGGCTTTCAGCTGAAAGCTGCGCTCCTGCGGGCTGGCCGGAAACAGCTTTTCAATGGCACTCATTCTGCAATACCCTTTAGGCTGCCCGTGCGGCCAGATAGTTGAAGATGTCGCCTACGGTTTTAAGCGTCCCCAGATCCTCATCAGCGATCGTAACCCCAAACTTTTCCTCAAACGCCATGTTCAGCTCTACGGCATCCAGACTGTCCGCCTGCAAGTCCTCGGTCAGGCTGGCGGCCATCGTGACTTTGTCAGCATCGCAGTTCAGGGTGTCAACAAATACTTCTTTCAGTTCTTCAAAGCTCATAATGCGTACCTCACATAATTTAACTAAATAAATTGACATATTTGTCAATGAGGACATTATAACACGTTTATCTCGCATGTCAATATTGTTAGGTAAATTTATTTATCTAATTTTATTCTTCGCCTGTTTCCATCGCTGCGTAGCGGCACGGCAAAAAAAACGGCGGGTTACTCCAGCACAAAGGCTGAAATAACCCGCCGTTTTTGCGGATGATATCCTGTTACTTTCCGCTTTCGGGGAAGATGATTTTATTCACGAAGAAGAAAATGACCATTGAGATGCCGCCGTTCAAAACGGTGGTGCCGATGTTGTAGATGAAGTCCGGCACCAGCAGGCCGGCCACCGCCACCCACACACAGTTGATGGAGTTGACGATGCAGGTGATGAGGCAGAACGCCACCACGTACCAGCCGATCTGCTTGGCCAGATTGCCCTTGCTGCGGAACACAAAGTTGCGCTGGATCGGGAAGTTGATGCACTCGCCGATGACCATGGCAATCATGTAGGCGCAGAAGTAGGGCAGGCCGCCGTGGGCAGCATCGTAGCCCAGGATATTCCACTGGAAGGTCTCGCCAAACAGCGTGACCGGGATGCCCGGCCAGCCGAAGTCTACCACCGGCAGGCTGGTAAAGGCCTTGGGCAAAAACTGCAGCAGCAGATACTTAAAAACGGTGATAAGGTTGGACACGACCACGAACAGGCCGCCCTCCCGCACCCACTTGGCAGCGGCGGGGTGCTTGGCCGCGAAGTTATTCCAGAATTGCACGTTGCACCTCCGTCAACTGTTGCGCAGGCGGCTTTCCAGCTGCGCGTTGAGAATTATGTTTTTGATGGCCTCAAGAATGACCTTAATCAGACCGATAAACCAGAAACCCTTGGCTTCCAGCACGATGCCATCCACCATGCCCATACTGATGGCCCCGCTGGTCATTTTGGCTAGGGCGCGCAGCGGCATGTTGTATTGGAACATCACGTTCAGATTGGGCTGGCCTTTTTTGTAGCTGGCGGTCAGCAGCGTATGCAGCACCAGCCAGATCAGCCAGCACAGCGGGCTGCGGCTGTGGTTCAGCTCGCCCAGGGTCATGTTGCGATCGATTTTTACGGTGTCGTCCGGGATTGGGCGGCCCAGCAGGGTCTCCCACTCGGCGTCGGGCACGTTCTGCACCTTGCCGCTTGTGTAGTGCGGCAGGCTCTTGCCCTCGTAGGGGTTGGGTGCACCGGTACCGGCCACAGTAACAACAGCGGTCAGGCGGATGTCCTCGCAGGAGGCACCGACGCGGACTTCATAGCTGCCGCCCTCGACCTCCCAGGCATTAGTCATCGTGTTCCAGTAACGGAACGCCTTGTCATCCAGCGCAACAGTCACCCGCTTGCTCTCCCCTGCCGCCAGCTGCACCTTGGCAAAGCCTTTCAGCTCCTGCGCGGGGCGGAAGATCTTGGCATCGGGCTTGGCCACGTAGACCTGCACAATCTCGGCACCCTCACGGTCGCCGGTGTTGGTCACGGTCAGGCTTACGCCCTGGGGCGTGGCTTTTACGTCAGCATAGGAAAAGGTGGTGTAGCTTAAGCCAAACCCAAACGGATAAGCGGGAGCGACCCCGGCCGTCTGGTGGTAGCGATAGCCCACGTACAGCCCCTCGCGGTACTGCACGGTGCGGCCGTCGCCGGCAAAGTTGTCCCTGGCGGGGGTATCCGAATATGCCTTGGCCCAGCTCTCGCCCAGCTTGCCGCTGGGGTTGACCTTGCCGGTCAGCACGTCCAGCATGGCCCCGGCCCCGGCCTGGCCACCCAAAGCGCCGTAGACCAGCGCCTTGCAGTGGTTCGCCCAAGGTGTCTCCACCGATGCGCCGGCGCTGAGCACCACCACAATGTTGGGGTTGACCTTTTGCAGCGCACGCA is a window encoding:
- the accD gene encoding acetyl-CoA carboxylase, carboxyltransferase subunit beta translates to MSAIEKLFPASPQERSFQLKARRDAGTAAPNWVPPQFVACKKCGRRATRQVWTKSLYVCPNCGVHLPIGAYYRLSTVLDHGTFKELNPDIAPNDVLHFPDYQEKLAAASVKTGLKEAAVTATGMIGGVQAVVAVLDSRFFMGSMSTAVGEKITRAIEYAADKRLPLIIFSASGGARMQEGIYSLMQMAKTSAALERFNRSGGLYVSVLTHPTTGGVTASFASLGDITLAEPGALIGFAGPRVIEQTIGEKLPDGFQRSEFQLEHGFVDQVVPRTELKEVLTRILQLHTRGRKRR
- the acpP gene encoding acyl carrier protein, which encodes MSFEELKEVFVDTLNCDADKVTMAASLTEDLQADSLDAVELNMAFEEKFGVTIADEDLGTLKTVGDIFNYLAARAA